The genomic region ACACATATGTGGCGGTACGCTGGCCGCTACGTTACAATGAGATTCTCCCAGCATCCCGGGCCAGGAAGATAATAATAAGCTTATGGGTTGTGGCATCATTGTGCCCAGTTTCTCTTCTTGTAATGTTTGAGTTGGTGATGGAAAACAGCCAACAAAAGCGGCCGGTGTGTTTGGTGTTGATTGCGTTGTTCTCATTGGATCAGAAGATGAAGATTGGCGTTCATTTGTACTTCATCTTTGCCGTTAGCCTCTGCACTGCTCTCATTGTGTACTGTTACATTCGTCTCTACATCATAACAAAGACTTCGGGGATATGGCGTAGTCGGTACTCCCGAGCACGGATGACACTCCTGGCTCACACTCTGTTGCTCATGATGTATTTCATTCCTGCACTGGTCTTTGCAGTTGAGCTGGCTCTTTTAAAGCAAGATGCTACTCTGAGTGATGTAGGAGTGTGGATTGACTTGGTGAACATGTGCGTGCTTATGTTGCTGCCACGCTCTTTCACTCCTTACCTGTACATCCTGCGCTATCGTGAGATTTACAAGACTCTTCAGCAGGTGTTGTGGAAAAAGAGACGTCTCAGCCAGATCAGTGCAGCCTAGTCGAGCTGACTTGAGGCAAGAGGCTTGCAAAGCCACCTAGCGTTCCTCTAGAAATTTGAGGATGATTGGGCAAAAAGtggatttaaaaacaacacacgTCTCCACCCAGAAAGTGACAATATTATATGACTGACTTATGACTATACATATTCATATGTTATACTATTTTTCGATGAATGCATTTTACTGTTAACATGAAGGTAATGAAGGCACCGCTCTGGAATGGATGCATTGAATCTtatattaatcagaatcagaatgagctttattgccaagtatgcttacacatacaaggaatttgtcttggtgacaggagcttccagtgtacaacaatacaaaaacaatacaaaaacagtagcaagacgtagataataataaaaaataaaaaataattatacacatacatacagacacacacatacatacatacacatgggtagtgcaaatctaatacaatctgttatgtacagtgtaaatacaaatctgttatgtacagtgcaaatgttttttttttgtttttttttcccagaggaatgaaatggcagaagaggctggatgtattggataaatataagaaagactaaactgtgtattgcacatagttattgctcaatggggcaatttaactgttcataagatggatagcctgagggaaaaaaacgttcatgtgcctgacggttctggtgctcagagctctgaagcgtcggcctgaaggcaacagttcaaaaaggtagtgggcagggtgagtggggtccagagtgatttttccagcctttttcctcactctggaagtgtatagttcttgaaggggggggcaaccaataatcctctcagcagtccgaactgtcctttgtagtcttctgatgtctgatttcgtagctgaaccaaaccagactgttattgaagtgcagaggacagactcaatgactgtcgAGTCATTGATAATTCAGCAACCTGAATTATCTTCACAATGCAACTATATAAATTACAGACATATACCTTGGCTGCGCCATGATTTTGCATACTGTCAGAGAATGTACTGCTAGTATGAACACATTCTTGGACCTACTTTATATGGGAACATGGACACTGtcccgtgacccgaatatatgacatagtaacaacaaccgtgaaaacCATTTACTCTGCAGCTCTAGTGGCATAAGAAAAGGGTTCAGTGGATCCGTGCTTCAGAATCTTACcagatgtagtaggtcatcctggAATTTTTTGCTgatatgaatactgaggattcggacaccCTACTCCATTGAcactgcttttggcatactatattaAGGAAGTAtgcattttcggatgcagcctttgTTCTGCATGCCCAGTTTCCCACTATATTGCTTCAAACTCTTGTATGCCTATGTTGACAGTCAAAAGTCGATAGAGCTGTTTTGTTCTCATGGTAAGATTTAATAAATTAGCATTTTTTACATGGTTGTGACTTCCTCCAGTTTCCTATAAGCGATCAGTCTTTAACCTGTGTGGCACTTAAACCTCTAAGTTAAACAATCAATCAGGCCAAAAATAAGTGTAAATGTTATATAATAGTTCTGATTCTAGGAAGACATATCAATAATAATGCCTTGGTCCAGAGTCTCTGAGTGCAATTCAGATCCATTTAGCTGTGAAGTGATATTTACCTGTTTTTTACATCTCTATGGAGACCATCAACAAGTGTGTCTGTGACAAATCAACATCTGTCCACTGAATCACTTACCACAGTCCACAGGAAGGAGAGACacattttgtttctttctgtccTGGactggacacacaaacacatgcaaagaGATGGAAACTCTGATGGAGGGAAGGTCTGAGCGTTTCTTCCTAGCAGCAGAAGACCTCTTTTTATCTTTGCTGTGCACGTTTGGCAACTGGTACAATAGATCAGGTCGAGCAGAGCTTCAtggacatttttcaaatttttcgaATTCCTCTGAAAACCCAGTAGAGATGTTTGCGCACGAGTGGCATGGATTTCTCCCTCCCTACCACACAAGGGTACTCCAGATATGCCCCATTTTGGCGTTCCTGGCCATGCTGCTGACCACTCCAGTTCTTCTTGTACGAATAATGTCCCGTGTTGACCTGCGGCAACAGACGCGTTACCTTCTCCTGGCTAACGTTCTCTTCAGCGACCTGCTCTTTGTTTGCTTGAACATCCTGAGTGCATGCATCAATTCAGCTGGTGTTTTGATGACGGAGTGGCCCTGTGCCATGCTGCTCTTCCTATTGGGGGTCTTATACAGCTCTGGAGTACTAAGTGTCACTGCAATGGTGCTGGATACCTGTTTTGCAGTGTTAGCACCTCTTCACTACCTGGCCCTGTGGCCTGTGTCCCGAACCTATGGAGCAATTGCTGCCATCTGGGCCGTCTCAGTCTTTTTCCCTGCAGCATCTATTGGCATCTTTGTGTGGTACCACAGTACAGGCCCTTGTGCACTCCACATCTGTTCAATGCCTTTACTGATGGTTTTAACAGTGAGCCACTTTCGCCCACTGCATGTCTCCATGTTGCTGACGGTCACTGGTATCATTGTCATCCTCCTTCTGGTGTTTTCTGGTTATATCATCCTCTACTGTTGTACCCGGAATTCAGGCGTGTGGAAGGGCAAAGCCTCATCCCGTGCCAGAGGAACATTTCTTATTCATTATCTCCAcctttttctgtctttctgtcctaTGCTGATTTTAGTTATAGAACTGATGCTTTACAGCCACCAGAGTAAGACTCTGAACCTCAGAGCCAACCTGTGGGTGTCTCTGGTTGTGTGTAATGTCTTACTAATCTTGCCCAAAGGCTTAGCACCTTACCTGTATGGGCTCCGGTACAGAGAACTATGCGGAGTGCTGTTCCAGTTCTTTAGGTTGAGGAGGCCAGCAACCATCACACCTGTGATGTAAAGATAGTAGAATGTGGCTAGGAGTGAATTGTTCATATGCTGAATTGATCCTGTGAAGAAGACTTTTGAAATGAGGGTTACTGTGCTTTCCCGCATCTCCTTCAGTCAAAACATTAAATTAGCTAGCTTTGATGATGCTGTTATAATGCTCAACTGGGATTTTGTTCACAGAAGGAAATTAAAGCAAGTGAGATTAAAAGGTTTGACACATGAAAATGGAAAACATTAGGAAGATCATGGCATTCACACTAAGGTTTTCAGAATAATCGAAAATCTAAATTGAAGAGTTGTGGTAATTGGGATATTTAAGTACTTGATGCATTTTTAGTAAtaacaatacacaaataataataataattatatatatatatatatatatatatatatatatatatatatatatatatatatatatatatatatatacacacatacatacacttcgGAAAACCATTATTACATTAATTCCAAGTCTAAGTATTGTTTTCAGAGTTAGAACCAGTGTTCCTGTCACCTTACAAAATATAACCATGATTACCATTCTTTCATATATTCTTACCATCTTCATATATTACTACTTATTGTTTCCACTGTAATAAATTACGATCCTTGAAAAAGTCTAAAAGTCTTTCATAATCAATCCCATGTCATTGTGTTTGTTTGATTGACATAGTAATAAAAAAGTTACCGCCGTTTTATTGGAGAATAACTGTAACTGTTATTTTGGCGTAAATATTGATACTTATATAATTTTAGTAGTACATGCTACTAATGTAAAAGGCAATCAGAGCACAGAAGCTTTACCTGAAAAGTTGCCAAACGCTCGCGCCTTTTTGGACAAAACGGGGTTCGGTTTTCTTCAGTAGCTTCAATGATTATGACTACAGTCATTGCAGTTTTGGATTATTTGAAAAGGTACTCtgtgatttaataataataataataacaacaacaacttcAATATGTTATTTTATCGGGGGTTTTCCTCAGCTTTGTCTCTATTCATGGCATGCCCGAAAACGCGCGAAATACCCGCGAAATTATTGACATAACCACGAGATGGCGGCGTTGGCTGAGTTGTCCTTTGGCGAGTTTTTTATactaattagattacattttatataaagtAAGCCGGCCTGTCTTATGCCGtattaagtttaaaattcttctcctGACATACAAAGCTCTCAATGATCTGCCACCTCGTTATATATGTGATCTGCTGCATCCATAAACACCAGCACGCACTCTTCGTTCTTCTGATTCCAAATTGTTGTCTATCCCCAGATTTCGTCTGTCCActtttggtgggagatccttcaGTGTAATTGCAACTAAACTGTGGAACTCTCTACCTCAGAGCCTCCGTGACATCTCCTCTATTTTTATCTTTAAATCTCATCTTATATCACATCTTTTCTCAGCGCATTATCTATCACTGATTTATGTTTTCTTTCCCCCTTTGTAATTGAGACgtaacttctgttgaaatgtatattaatgtacttgtcctgttaaatgtatatggagtgtaaatgtccttgagcttgtggaaaggcgcaatataaataaaacttattatcattattattattattaccatacaTTATCCCATAGTGTATCATATATTATATGACTGGTTTCATGTATACATCtacaaataatttttgtattcagTATTTTTATGACCACGCCAGGAAGCTCCCTCAGGTGTCACTCCAGTCCAGTTATGTCACGCCAAAGACTTTCTAGCAAaacagtccactgtcggccatcttcggaacactctcgggaggctatttccagtcatgccagtgcagctcctatctacttgaatggagaaagaccaaaatctcaaaaacggttggtcaagattacgatcaaagaacatacttcaaatcagcaataaaatcttacAATACTGGTATAATAATTGTGATTCTCTACCTCATATTACGcttaaaaacgcaattttcccggcttatATCGCTAATGCGCATtctaaagttgattgacaggtgatgtctgtatctaaaaggtgattggctctttgaactataaggcgggacttcctttctacatccgttgaccgttgggctcTCACTCTTAGAGCTCCTTGCTtaagcgttccaatttctcccaataattttaatagaagtggcccatctctgctaaatgctCTCTGGTCACGCTTTCCTTTTGCCTAATCTGACCGGAGAACTACGTTGTTTCAGCGTTCAGttacaggaaaagaaaaaaaaaaaaaaaaatatatatacatatatatatatatatatatatatatatatatatatatatattgccagcCTTAAAATAGCATCATACACGTTAATACTCTCTTACTACTAAAATACTTTTACACATTTATTCTCAATCTAAATAACATAAATCCATTGTTTTGATTGTAAAATAACATCTATATTTGTGTTATGACAATATTATGGGGTTTAGTACAGTTCATAGGACTGTTCAAGTTTGCCATGAACGTCGCTACAAAATTTCACAAactagctgtgtcccaaacgacacactatacactatgcacttacaaaatatactatgtactcagccatgtagtgtatgaattttcaaagtctagtatcatcccaaatggaacacttaacggttTTTTACTAGACGGAAGCgttcgccatttaacagctgacagaagtgatgtttcaaacccaagcgttgtgttgccgctagctttagcacgctatccaccctcagttcaacacttacactggcggccaaaagtttggaataatgtacagattttgctgttttggaaggaaattggtactttaattcactaaagtggcattcaactgatcacaaagtatagtcaggacattactgatgtacaaaacaacaccatcactatttgaaaaaagtcatttttgatcaaatcaagacgggccccatttccagcagccatcactccaacaacttatccttgagtaaccatgctaaattgctaatttggtactagaaaatcacttgccattatatcaaacatagctgaaagctatttggttcgttaaatgaagcttaacattgtctttgtgtttatttttgagttgccacagtatgcaataaactggcaagtcttaaggtcaatatttggtcaaaaataaaaaaaataaaaaaagaaagaaaccgctttctctagaaactcatcagtcaatcattgttttgaggaatgaaggctatacaatgcttgaaattgccaaaagcctgaagatttcacacaaaggtgtacactacagtcttcaaagtcataaggacaactggctctaactaggacagaaagagatgtggaaggccagatgtacaactaaacaagaggataagtacatcagagtctctagtttgagaaatagacacctcacatgtcctcagctgacagcttcattgaattctacccgctcaacaccagtttcatgtacaacaataaagagaagactcatgggtgcaggctttatgggaagaattgcaaagaaaaagccacttttgaagcagaaaaacaaaaagaaaaggttagagtgagcaaagaaacacagacattggacaacagataattggaaaagagtgtcatggatcttaaccccattgagcttttgtgggatcagctaggctgtaaggtgtgtgagaagtgcccgacaagacagccacatctatggcaagtgctacaggaagtgtggggtgaaatgtcacttgagtatctggacaaactgacagctagaatgccaaggatctgcaaagctgtcattgctgcatgtggaggattttttgatgagaacactttgaaagtagtttatttatttaagttttttttaatttttttattgtaatagtaatttttcacattactaatgtcctgactatacattgtgatcagttgaatgtcactttggtgaataaaagtaccaatttctttccataaaagcaaaatctgtacattattacaaacttttggccaccagtgcatATCTCAATACTATACATATTCACAAAGCATTGTAAGATGGTAAAGTGTGTAACTCAATTTTGTAAAGTGCTGTCTTCACAGCTAGTTGTCAtaattgttttgccagatcaccatctttgccggtaactccgccccttctgctTTGTACGGCATTCCACAgtccgttttgacggttgaaaatgtgcatcatccgggtactcgcagtacacttctttttgttgcattttcagtgtaaacatactactcgcactacttacacttcaaaatgtcgtaaaatagtgcagaagtgtgcggtttggaaCGCACTGTCTTCATCCATTTTTCCTAACTTCTCTACTGTTCGAGTTTTTGTTTGTAAACAACAACCAGCCACATGGAAAGTTACGCGCAAAGAACAATGGGATATGATGCTTTTTGGTTGGCTTGAAGCGGCTTGAAGTACTGTGATTGGTGGtctataaaactacatttcccatgtacATGCCGCTAAACAGCTGACAGGACAGCTGTGCTCGGCGGATGGCAAAGCTGCGTGTGCGCTCTTTGTGTCAAAACACGGGGAGACTGACTATGAGACGGACGTTAACAAAGAAAACTTTACACTCTAAGCACAAGTGCTCACTGTTATGGATCTCTTCTTCATACAAGGATGTTTCATCGCCTTAACT from Myxocyprinus asiaticus isolate MX2 ecotype Aquarium Trade chromosome 5, UBuf_Myxa_2, whole genome shotgun sequence harbors:
- the LOC127440340 gene encoding probable G-protein coupled receptor 148 → MEESSLAGDRFRSECTSATLSMSPPLLVNISVEWLSIMKNRHMDLFLIPTVLLTSCTMLVNPVLFLGILCFPSLRQETRYLLLANTLFADMLFLTINLAVVSCNKVGMFLPHMLCEFMMVSTVTTYSCSVLTLTLMVIDTYVAVRWPLRYNEILPASRARKIIISLWVVASLCPVSLLVMFELVMENSQQKRPVCLVLIALFSLDQKMKIGVHLYFIFAVSLCTALIVYCYIRLYIITKTSGIWRSRYSRARMTLLAHTLLLMMYFIPALVFAVELALLKQDATLSDVGVWIDLVNMCVLMLLPRSFTPYLYILRYREIYKTLQQVLWKKRRLSQISAA
- the LOC127440339 gene encoding probable G-protein coupled receptor 148; translation: METLMEGRSERFFLAAEDLFLSLLCTFGNWYNRSGRAELHGHFSNFSNSSENPVEMFAHEWHGFLPPYHTRVLQICPILAFLAMLLTTPVLLVRIMSRVDLRQQTRYLLLANVLFSDLLFVCLNILSACINSAGVLMTEWPCAMLLFLLGVLYSSGVLSVTAMVLDTCFAVLAPLHYLALWPVSRTYGAIAAIWAVSVFFPAASIGIFVWYHSTGPCALHICSMPLLMVLTVSHFRPLHVSMLLTVTGIIVILLLVFSGYIILYCCTRNSGVWKGKASSRARGTFLIHYLHLFLSFCPMLILVIELMLYSHQSKTLNLRANLWVSLVVCNVLLILPKGLAPYLYGLRYRELCGVLFQFFRLRRPATITPVM